From one Simplicispira suum genomic stretch:
- the panB gene encoding 3-methyl-2-oxobutanoate hydroxymethyltransferase: MTEPLAPPVQPAGTPYGTLPPASPLPQRRPVSLPRLQQMRESGEKITMLTAYDATFAAVADAAGVECLLVGDSLGMVCQGLPSTVGVTLETMVYHTESVARGLHRVQGTAWLIADLPFGSYAESREQALRSACALMRAGAHMVKLEGGGWTAPTVQFLVERGIPVCAHLGLTPQTVHALGGYRVQGKTDQAAQALRRQARELQDAGAAMLVLEMVPAQLSAELTSELTQCATIGIGAGKGTAGQVLVLHDMLGMNLGKMARFVHNFMQDAGSVRGAMEAYVAAVKAQTFPDDALHAW; this comes from the coding sequence ATGACCGAACCGCTTGCCCCGCCTGTCCAGCCCGCAGGCACGCCCTACGGCACCCTGCCTCCCGCATCGCCCCTGCCCCAGCGCCGCCCGGTCAGCCTGCCGCGCCTGCAGCAGATGCGTGAGTCCGGCGAGAAAATCACCATGCTGACCGCCTACGACGCGACCTTTGCCGCCGTGGCCGATGCTGCGGGCGTCGAATGCCTGCTGGTGGGCGACTCGCTGGGCATGGTCTGCCAGGGGCTGCCGAGCACCGTGGGCGTGACGCTGGAGACCATGGTCTACCACACGGAGAGCGTGGCGCGTGGCCTGCACCGCGTGCAGGGCACCGCCTGGTTGATTGCTGACCTGCCCTTCGGCAGCTATGCGGAGAGCCGCGAACAAGCCTTGCGCAGCGCCTGCGCCCTGATGCGCGCCGGCGCGCACATGGTCAAGCTCGAAGGCGGCGGCTGGACGGCGCCCACCGTGCAGTTCCTGGTGGAGCGCGGCATTCCCGTGTGCGCCCACCTGGGACTCACGCCGCAGACCGTGCACGCCCTGGGTGGTTACCGCGTACAGGGCAAGACCGACCAGGCCGCTCAGGCGCTGCGCCGCCAGGCGCGCGAGCTGCAGGATGCCGGCGCCGCCATGCTGGTGCTGGAGATGGTGCCGGCGCAGCTATCGGCCGAGCTGACCAGCGAACTGACCCAGTGCGCCACCATCGGCATCGGCGCCGGCAAGGGCACGGCCGGCCAGGTGCTGGTACTGCACGACATGCTGGGAATGAACCTGGGGAAAATGGCGCGTTTCGTGCACAACTTCATGCAGGACGCCGGCAGCGTGCGCGGCGCCATGGAGGCCTACGTGGCCGCCGTCAAGGCCCAGACCTTCCCCGACGACGCATTGCACGCCTGGTAG
- the panC gene encoding pantoate--beta-alanine ligase — MHIVHSISDLRAVLGPLGRPAFVPTMGNLHDGHIALMRRAVQLGEVPVASIFVNRLQFLPHEDFDSYPRTWDADCERLAAAGCQVLFAPRERDLYPEPQTFKILPDSQLADLLEGEFRPGFFTGVCTVVMKLFSAVFAGKTSGIAVFGQKDYQQLMVVRRMVQQFTLPIDIVANPTERAPDGLALSSRNGYLSASERAEAVALSRALRTLGEAAKAAGDALPAQREALEQAARAQLDARGWQTDYLSVRRRSDLLAPKPGDALVVLGAARLGPTRLIDNLEI, encoded by the coding sequence ATGCACATCGTCCACAGCATCTCCGACCTGCGCGCCGTACTCGGCCCCCTCGGCCGCCCCGCCTTTGTGCCCACCATGGGCAACCTGCACGATGGCCACATCGCCCTGATGCGCCGCGCCGTGCAACTGGGCGAAGTGCCGGTGGCGAGCATCTTTGTGAACCGACTGCAGTTCCTGCCGCACGAAGATTTCGATAGCTACCCGCGCACCTGGGACGCCGACTGCGAGCGTCTGGCCGCTGCCGGCTGCCAGGTGCTGTTTGCCCCGCGCGAGCGCGATTTGTACCCCGAGCCACAAACCTTCAAAATACTGCCCGATTCGCAGCTCGCCGACCTGCTGGAAGGCGAATTTCGTCCCGGCTTCTTCACCGGCGTGTGCACGGTGGTGATGAAGCTGTTTTCCGCCGTGTTTGCCGGCAAGACGAGTGGCATCGCAGTGTTTGGCCAGAAAGACTACCAGCAACTGATGGTGGTGCGGCGCATGGTGCAGCAATTTACCCTTCCCATCGACATCGTCGCCAACCCCACCGAGCGCGCCCCGGACGGCCTGGCGCTGAGTTCGCGCAACGGCTACCTGAGCGCATCCGAGCGCGCCGAGGCCGTTGCGCTGTCCAGGGCGCTGCGCACTCTGGGCGAAGCCGCAAAAGCTGCCGGCGATGCCCTGCCCGCGCAGCGCGAGGCGCTGGAGCAAGCGGCGCGTGCGCAGCTCGATGCACGCGGCTGGCAAACGGATTACCTGAGCGTGCGCCGCCGCAGTGACCTGCTGGCACCCAAGCCGGGCGATGCGCTGGTGGTGCTGGGCGCCGCCCGGCTGGGCCCGACGCGCCTCATCGACAACCTTGAAATCTAA
- a CDS encoding pseudouridine synthase, translating to MATAPPSHPRPAQPQVRRRARPAPSEPRLLLLNKPFDVLSQFSGDGTHQTLSDFVDVPNVYPAGRLDRDSEGLLLLTNDGALQAHIADPRHKLPKTYWAQVEGAPDEAALEKLRTGVRLSDGITRPAEAALLPDPALWPRDPPIRVRTQIPTHWIALTLREGRNRQVRRMTAAVGLPTLRLVRVQIGPWCLDGLAPGQWHEVVPHLPA from the coding sequence ATGGCGACTGCGCCGCCCTCACACCCCCGCCCCGCGCAGCCCCAGGTACGGCGCAGAGCCCGGCCTGCGCCATCGGAGCCACGTCTGCTCCTGCTCAACAAGCCTTTTGACGTGCTCAGCCAGTTCAGCGGCGACGGCACGCACCAGACCCTGAGCGACTTTGTCGACGTCCCCAACGTCTATCCCGCCGGCCGGCTGGACCGCGACAGCGAAGGCCTGCTCCTGCTGACCAACGACGGGGCACTCCAAGCGCACATTGCCGACCCGCGCCACAAGCTGCCCAAGACCTATTGGGCGCAGGTGGAAGGTGCACCCGACGAAGCAGCGTTGGAAAAATTGCGTACCGGCGTGCGGCTGAGCGACGGCATCACGCGCCCGGCCGAGGCGGCTCTGCTGCCAGATCCCGCGCTGTGGCCTCGCGACCCGCCCATCCGCGTACGTACCCAGATTCCCACACACTGGATTGCCCTCACCCTGCGCGAGGGCCGCAATCGCCAGGTGCGCCGCATGACCGCTGCGGTGGGCCTGCCCACGCTGCGCCTGGTGCGGGTGCAGATCGGGCCCTGGTGCCTGGACGGCCTTGCACCGGGACAATGGCACGAGGTGGTGCCCCATCTGCCTGCCTGA
- a CDS encoding branched-chain amino acid ABC transporter permease: protein MINWANFISQLFNGLVLGALLALISSGLTIIYGTLGVLNLAHGAMFMLGGYAGWVAFTYTGSFVVAVIAGSLFVALVGIVMERLIIRHFYNRPHEDQLLVTFGLGIVFVELVRFGFGSLSKSVPPPAPLVGITDLGFMVYPTYRLALLGIISVALLALYLLLYRTRLGMIVRAGIEDSVMVDSLGINVYKIFMVVFGIGAMAAGFAGIVNAPVVSIAPDVGEAILVQTFVVVVIGGVGSFPGAVLGGLIAGELISLTSMVNPAYSYVMLFVVMTLVLVFRPRGLLGAVGRE, encoded by the coding sequence GTGATTAATTGGGCTAATTTCATCTCGCAGTTGTTCAACGGGCTGGTGTTGGGGGCGCTGCTGGCGCTGATCTCCTCCGGCTTGACGATCATCTATGGCACGCTGGGCGTGCTCAATCTTGCGCATGGCGCGATGTTCATGCTGGGGGGGTATGCGGGCTGGGTGGCGTTCACCTACACCGGCTCATTCGTCGTTGCCGTGATAGCCGGTTCGCTGTTCGTCGCGCTGGTTGGCATCGTGATGGAGCGGCTCATTATTCGCCACTTCTATAACCGACCCCACGAAGACCAGCTGCTTGTCACGTTCGGCCTGGGTATTGTGTTTGTTGAGCTGGTTCGCTTTGGTTTTGGCAGTCTGTCCAAATCGGTGCCGCCGCCGGCACCTTTGGTCGGGATCACCGACCTGGGCTTTATGGTGTATCCCACCTATCGCCTGGCCTTGCTGGGCATCATTAGCGTGGCGCTGCTAGCGCTCTACCTTCTGCTGTACCGAACCCGTCTCGGCATGATTGTGCGCGCAGGTATCGAAGACTCGGTGATGGTCGATTCGCTGGGGATCAACGTCTACAAGATATTTATGGTGGTGTTTGGCATTGGCGCCATGGCGGCGGGCTTTGCGGGCATCGTCAACGCGCCGGTAGTGTCCATTGCCCCGGACGTGGGGGAGGCCATTCTGGTGCAGACCTTTGTGGTGGTCGTCATTGGAGGCGTGGGGTCGTTCCCTGGGGCGGTGCTTGGGGGCTTGATTGCAGGCGAACTCATCAGTCTGACCTCGATGGTCAATCCCGCTTACTCCTATGTGATGCTTTTCGTCGTGATGACGCTGGTGCTGGTGTTCCGTCCGCGCGGATTGCTTGGCGCTGTAGGCCGCGAATAA
- the nadA gene encoding quinolinate synthase NadA, with protein sequence MNSVIAIKEIEYEQPREGTDGSTCSTKYAWARVPTELTQDERAATKDKIRRLLKEKNAVMVSHYYVHPDLQDLAEETGGIVSDSLEMARFGRDHAAQTLVVSGVRFMGETAKIVSPEKTVLMPDLDATCSLDLGCPIDAFSAFCDQHPDRTVVVYANTSAAVKARADWLVTSSCALDIVRALKDAGQKILWAPDRHLGAYIQRETGADMVMWNGACIVHDEFKAFELEALKKDHPGAKVLVHPESPPDVVALADAVGSTSAILRAAQEMDAREFIVATDSGMMHKLRTLNPDKVFYEAPTAGNSATCKSCAHCPWMAMNGLAGVAQVLETGANTIHVDPAIIPRARLPIDRMLAFTAALKKGQPVAGLVPNIGAA encoded by the coding sequence ATGAATTCTGTTATTGCCATTAAAGAGATCGAGTACGAACAGCCCCGCGAGGGCACGGACGGCTCCACCTGCTCCACCAAATACGCGTGGGCGCGCGTGCCCACCGAGCTGACGCAGGACGAGCGCGCTGCCACCAAGGACAAGATCCGCCGCCTGCTCAAGGAGAAGAACGCGGTGATGGTGTCGCACTATTACGTGCACCCCGACCTGCAGGACCTCGCAGAGGAAACCGGCGGCATCGTCAGCGATTCGCTGGAGATGGCGCGCTTTGGCCGCGACCACGCGGCGCAGACGCTGGTGGTCTCGGGTGTGCGCTTCATGGGCGAGACGGCGAAGATCGTCTCGCCCGAAAAGACCGTGCTTATGCCCGATCTGGATGCCACCTGCTCGCTTGACCTGGGCTGCCCCATCGACGCATTCAGCGCGTTTTGCGACCAGCACCCGGACCGCACGGTGGTGGTCTACGCCAACACCAGCGCTGCGGTGAAGGCGCGTGCCGACTGGCTTGTCACGTCGAGCTGCGCGCTCGACATCGTGCGCGCGCTCAAGGACGCCGGGCAAAAAATCCTGTGGGCGCCCGACCGGCACCTGGGCGCCTACATCCAGCGTGAGACCGGCGCCGACATGGTGATGTGGAACGGCGCGTGCATCGTGCACGACGAGTTCAAGGCCTTCGAGCTGGAAGCGCTGAAAAAAGACCATCCCGGCGCCAAGGTGCTGGTGCACCCCGAGTCGCCGCCCGACGTCGTTGCGCTTGCCGATGCAGTGGGTTCGACCTCTGCCATCCTGCGAGCGGCGCAAGAGATGGATGCGCGTGAGTTCATCGTTGCCACTGACAGCGGAATGATGCACAAGCTGCGCACGCTGAACCCCGACAAGGTGTTCTACGAGGCCCCCACCGCTGGCAACAGCGCCACCTGCAAAAGCTGCGCCCATTGCCCCTGGATGGCGATGAACGGCCTGGCCGGCGTGGCTCAGGTGCTGGAAACTGGCGCCAACACCATCCATGTGGATCCGGCCATCATCCCGCGCGCCCGCCTGCCGATTGACCGCATGCTGGCCTTTACCGCCGCGCTAAAGAAGGGGCAACCTGTAGCGGGGCTGGTGCCGAATATTGGTGCGGCGTAG
- a CDS encoding DUF342 domain-containing protein encodes MAFAGMALSETDGKVFLSVEPVDRRECVDAIALHDWLVLEGFGGYQLHHDALERVAKDSAVASSRFVLLVAQRSDAAIGIQVALDAMSAALTIHPAQGGRPANSEDVINALTLAGVVAGIDETAVGQAVAAGTCEGLVVARGALPEDGHDAEFEELIPATPDRTPKLDENGLIDYREHDGFVMVHTGALLMRRKPATPGTAGFTVRGDVLAAKPGLDEPFAPQLAGAKVSDDDPNLLQACLTGQPVRVHGGVMVEPVLRLAEVSMATGNIYYEGTVHVEGDIAQEMKVEAGGDIVVGGLVDGGLLQAGGDINVAGGVIAHARLHAQGSIAARFAEASLLHAGTVIAIHDMAMECELQSLNQILIGTGSPRRGRLIGGRATAMMLIKTPLLGSPTSGVTHLVLGANPVLEARYRDLLARLEQERVAQESLRKLIAQLTASGDPRSMLGRAQASLDHACSTHAQTQLQRDEVEQQLALSRSATVEVGVGVVGAADLAFGKVNMPLRREFRAGNFRLDAEGVLVYTDGSGYAVPVLP; translated from the coding sequence ATGGCTTTTGCGGGGATGGCCCTTAGCGAAACCGACGGCAAGGTATTTCTGAGCGTGGAGCCGGTGGATCGGCGCGAGTGCGTCGATGCGATCGCGCTGCACGATTGGCTGGTGCTGGAAGGTTTCGGCGGATACCAGCTCCATCATGATGCGCTGGAGCGCGTCGCAAAAGACAGCGCTGTGGCGTCGTCCCGCTTTGTTCTGTTGGTTGCGCAGCGCAGTGACGCCGCCATTGGCATTCAGGTGGCGCTTGATGCCATGTCGGCGGCATTGACGATCCATCCTGCACAGGGCGGTCGGCCGGCGAACTCTGAAGACGTGATCAATGCCTTGACGCTGGCCGGCGTCGTCGCCGGTATCGACGAAACCGCTGTTGGGCAAGCCGTCGCAGCCGGGACCTGCGAGGGATTGGTCGTGGCGCGTGGAGCACTGCCTGAAGACGGCCACGACGCCGAGTTTGAAGAGCTGATTCCCGCAACGCCTGACCGAACCCCCAAGCTGGATGAAAATGGGCTGATCGACTACCGCGAACACGATGGCTTCGTCATGGTGCATACCGGTGCTTTGCTGATGCGCCGAAAACCGGCCACGCCGGGGACTGCGGGTTTTACCGTGCGCGGTGATGTTCTCGCGGCCAAACCAGGTCTCGATGAGCCTTTTGCGCCCCAACTGGCGGGTGCCAAGGTGTCAGACGACGACCCCAATCTGCTGCAGGCCTGCCTGACTGGCCAACCGGTGCGCGTGCACGGCGGCGTCATGGTGGAACCTGTGCTGCGATTGGCCGAAGTCAGCATGGCTACCGGCAATATCTACTATGAGGGGACGGTCCATGTCGAAGGCGACATTGCCCAGGAGATGAAGGTCGAAGCCGGCGGCGACATCGTTGTCGGCGGCTTGGTGGATGGCGGTCTGCTGCAAGCGGGAGGCGACATCAATGTGGCGGGTGGAGTCATCGCACATGCCAGGCTGCACGCGCAGGGGTCTATTGCCGCGCGTTTTGCCGAGGCATCGCTGCTCCATGCCGGAACCGTGATCGCAATCCATGACATGGCCATGGAATGCGAGCTGCAGTCTCTGAACCAGATTCTCATCGGTACCGGATCGCCGCGTCGCGGGCGGCTCATAGGCGGGCGCGCCACGGCCATGATGCTCATCAAGACGCCCTTGTTGGGGTCTCCCACCAGTGGCGTCACGCATCTGGTGCTGGGCGCCAACCCAGTGCTCGAAGCGCGCTACCGCGACTTGCTGGCGCGCCTGGAGCAGGAGCGGGTGGCGCAAGAGAGCTTGCGCAAGCTGATCGCCCAGCTGACCGCAAGCGGGGATCCCCGCAGCATGCTCGGTCGGGCTCAGGCTTCGCTGGACCATGCCTGCAGCACCCATGCCCAGACCCAGTTGCAGCGCGACGAGGTCGAGCAACAACTGGCCTTGTCGCGCAGCGCCACGGTCGAAGTGGGCGTGGGAGTGGTGGGCGCGGCAGACTTGGCCTTTGGTAAGGTGAACATGCCGTTACGCCGCGAATTCCGTGCAGGCAACTTCCGACTTGATGCGGAAGGCGTGCTTGTCTATACCGATGGCAGCGGCTATGCGGTGCCAGTACTGCCGTAG
- a CDS encoding substrate-binding protein, which yields MSDSKLQNGEIPGISRRNALQLSAGTLLTTFGGLQWAYAADQPAMGTWPEGSKGDTVYLGAAVPLTGTYAVQGADELKGWELAVEHMNTNHALMKKLAPKVNNGVLGKKVALVFADSGAKPNQALQSQQTFINKNKVVLMTGSTSSAVAVALNKFAQREKILYMPGISGSNDTTGKDCVRYGFRQGFFGEMAANAIGPVLVKNFGKNRKAAFMTPDYTYGHTTTQSVADYLTKEAGWTVVTNQVSPLGTQDFSQYLTNIANSGAEFLVNVNWGRDAVLSSQQAKQFGLLPKMTLVLPYQIPFFAKEAGVEISEGVFAATDFWWTLEDKYPLAKMFVEAFQKKYGYRPEWGAENAYVSFAHWARMVTEAGSFYPPDVIKQWEKGEVIPSLLGDFAYRAEDHQYLHPVVIVRGKAKKDMKNPEDFWEVVEVVDGAKVIQPANAFGCKLGDYT from the coding sequence ATGTCGGATTCCAAACTCCAAAACGGTGAAATTCCAGGAATTTCTCGTCGCAATGCGCTGCAGCTCAGTGCAGGTACCTTGCTGACAACTTTTGGCGGATTGCAATGGGCTTACGCGGCCGATCAGCCAGCCATGGGTACCTGGCCTGAAGGGTCCAAGGGCGATACCGTGTATCTGGGTGCGGCGGTTCCTCTGACTGGCACCTACGCCGTTCAGGGTGCGGACGAGCTCAAGGGCTGGGAGCTGGCGGTTGAGCACATGAATACCAACCACGCGCTGATGAAGAAGCTTGCGCCCAAGGTGAACAACGGTGTGTTGGGCAAAAAAGTGGCGCTGGTGTTTGCGGATTCGGGCGCCAAGCCCAATCAGGCGCTGCAGTCGCAGCAGACCTTCATCAACAAGAACAAGGTCGTGTTGATGACCGGATCCACCTCGTCGGCGGTGGCTGTGGCGTTGAACAAGTTTGCCCAGCGCGAAAAAATCCTCTACATGCCTGGAATTTCCGGCTCCAACGACACCACTGGCAAGGATTGTGTCCGTTACGGCTTCCGGCAGGGATTTTTCGGAGAAATGGCAGCCAATGCCATTGGTCCGGTGTTGGTGAAGAATTTCGGCAAGAATCGCAAGGCTGCGTTCATGACGCCGGATTATACCTATGGTCACACCACGACCCAATCTGTAGCGGATTATCTGACCAAGGAGGCCGGATGGACTGTGGTGACAAATCAGGTGTCCCCGCTAGGTACGCAGGATTTCAGCCAATATCTCACCAATATCGCCAATTCGGGCGCCGAATTCCTGGTGAATGTCAATTGGGGTAGGGATGCTGTGTTGTCGAGCCAGCAAGCCAAGCAATTTGGCCTGTTGCCCAAGATGACTTTGGTTCTTCCGTACCAAATTCCTTTCTTTGCAAAAGAAGCGGGTGTGGAGATTAGTGAAGGGGTATTTGCCGCTACCGATTTCTGGTGGACGCTGGAAGACAAATATCCTCTCGCCAAGATGTTTGTTGAAGCCTTCCAGAAGAAATATGGCTATCGCCCGGAATGGGGCGCAGAAAACGCCTATGTCAGCTTCGCCCACTGGGCGCGCATGGTGACCGAGGCAGGCAGCTTCTATCCGCCCGACGTCATCAAGCAGTGGGAAAAGGGTGAAGTCATTCCTTCGTTGCTGGGCGATTTTGCCTACCGGGCGGAGGACCACCAGTACCTGCACCCCGTGGTCATCGTTCGTGGCAAGGCCAAGAAGGACATGAAAAATCCGGAGGACTTCTGGGAAGTTGTCGAAGTCGTGGATGGCGCCAAGGTCATCCAGCCCGCGAACGCCTTCGGCTGCAAGCTGGGCGACTACACCTGA
- the nadC gene encoding carboxylating nicotinate-nucleotide diphosphorylase yields the protein MNSSLDTLEAPLRAQVLLDVARALQEDLGAGDLTAGLVPAHRRVRARILVREAAVLCGAPWAEAALRTLDPAVELTWHVAEGGRCAADQMVLEMQGDARALLSAERTALNFLQMLSAVATKTRSYVDAVAGTKAHIVDTRKTLPGLRIAQKYAVRIGGGTNHRIGLHDAVLIKENHIAAAGGVAAVLRAAAEVAARAEFIEIEVETLEQLREALDAGARMVLLDNMDIATLHEAVRTNAAHSGGGAILEISGGVTLDGLRALAETGVDRISTGALTKDVKATDFSMRIEVW from the coding sequence ATGAACTCTTCTTTGGACACCCTTGAAGCCCCGCTGCGCGCGCAGGTGCTGCTGGACGTGGCCCGTGCACTGCAGGAAGACCTGGGCGCCGGCGACCTGACTGCGGGCCTGGTGCCTGCCCACCGGCGCGTGCGCGCCCGTATCCTGGTGCGCGAGGCGGCGGTGCTGTGCGGCGCCCCATGGGCTGAGGCCGCGCTGCGCACTCTGGACCCGGCCGTCGAACTCACCTGGCATGTGGCCGAGGGCGGACGCTGCGCTGCGGACCAGATGGTGCTTGAAATGCAGGGTGACGCCCGTGCCCTGCTCAGCGCCGAGCGCACGGCTTTGAATTTTCTGCAGATGCTGTCCGCCGTGGCTACGAAGACGCGCAGCTACGTGGACGCCGTGGCCGGCACCAAGGCGCACATCGTGGACACGCGCAAAACCCTGCCCGGCCTGCGCATTGCACAGAAATACGCGGTGCGGATCGGCGGCGGCACCAACCACCGCATCGGCCTGCACGACGCCGTGCTGATCAAGGAAAACCACATTGCCGCTGCCGGTGGCGTGGCCGCCGTGCTGCGCGCAGCGGCCGAGGTGGCGGCGCGCGCCGAATTCATCGAAATCGAGGTCGAAACGCTGGAGCAATTGCGCGAGGCGCTGGACGCTGGCGCGCGCATGGTGCTGCTCGACAACATGGACATCGCCACGCTGCACGAGGCAGTGCGCACCAATGCGGCGCACTCGGGCGGAGGCGCCATTCTTGAGATTTCGGGTGGTGTCACGCTGGATGGCCTGCGTGCGCTTGCAGAAACCGGGGTCGACCGCATCTCCACCGGAGCGCTGACCAAGGACGTGAAGGCCACGGACTTTTCGATGCGCATAGAAGTATGGTGA
- a CDS encoding chorismate-binding protein has translation MKRVSPPEAETARIDFAQPLDAAAPRLRCAFGVPRQVLVAQQVGEVRAVLDAVHAAAQQGHWCVGYVRYEAAPAFDTALQTYTADGPLAWFAVHDAPQPWPAEEPQETARVVWNSGLERSAFDAALGRIQQAIGAGELYQVNYTGPLTGALQGSAAALFAALQRAQPGGYAAHIGAGGEQVLSVSPELFFDWQDAPGGGDILARPMKGTAARGATPEEDAAQATQLRTAPKERAENVMIVDLLRNDLSRIAQPNSVQVPRLFHTEPLPTVWQMTSDVRARTRAGVRLADVFGALFPCGSVTGAPKVRAMQMIRRLEPGPRGVYCGAVGVVRPGGPAAAGGLYPVAATFNVPIRTVVLRTGETDSGTAVRVTCGIGSGITVDSNCQGEWNEWRHKRAFVERASESFDLLETLALIEGKFDHADLHLARMGEAAAHFGLPWNLHAVRQELQIAALQCHVGAWRVRLLLSVDGSARAETFAMHPTPTPVHLQLAGEPLREAAGEFCRYKTTRRAHYDAFAPSQPGVFDTVLYNEAGEITECTRGNVAMRLEGRWVTPPLACGLLPGVGRALALRSGRLEEAVVCLEDVPRVQAWAFVNSLRGWLDAKLVIPVV, from the coding sequence GTGAAGCGCGTTTCCCCGCCAGAGGCCGAGACGGCCCGCATCGACTTTGCCCAGCCGCTGGATGCCGCCGCTCCGCGCCTGCGCTGTGCCTTTGGCGTACCGCGCCAGGTGCTGGTGGCGCAGCAGGTGGGCGAGGTTCGCGCCGTGCTCGATGCCGTGCATGCCGCCGCGCAGCAAGGCCACTGGTGCGTGGGCTATGTGCGCTACGAGGCGGCGCCTGCCTTCGATACCGCGCTGCAAACCTACACTGCAGACGGTCCGCTGGCCTGGTTTGCCGTGCACGATGCCCCCCAGCCCTGGCCTGCCGAGGAGCCGCAGGAGACGGCGCGTGTGGTGTGGAACAGCGGCCTGGAGCGCAGCGCCTTTGACGCCGCGCTGGGCCGCATCCAGCAGGCCATCGGCGCGGGCGAGCTGTACCAGGTCAACTACACCGGACCCCTTACCGGCGCGCTGCAAGGCAGTGCGGCGGCGCTGTTTGCCGCGCTGCAGCGCGCCCAGCCCGGCGGCTATGCGGCGCACATCGGTGCGGGAGGTGAGCAGGTGCTCTCCGTCTCGCCCGAATTGTTTTTTGACTGGCAGGACGCACCGGGTGGTGGCGATATTCTGGCTCGCCCCATGAAGGGCACGGCAGCGCGCGGCGCCACGCCCGAGGAGGACGCCGCCCAGGCCACCCAACTGCGCACCGCGCCCAAGGAGCGCGCCGAAAACGTGATGATCGTGGACCTGCTGCGCAATGACCTTTCGCGTATTGCCCAGCCGAACAGCGTGCAGGTACCTCGGCTGTTTCATACCGAACCGCTGCCCACCGTGTGGCAAATGACCTCTGACGTGCGCGCGCGCACCCGAGCGGGAGTCCGTCTCGCCGATGTGTTTGGTGCGCTGTTTCCGTGCGGCTCCGTCACCGGGGCGCCCAAGGTGCGCGCCATGCAGATGATCCGCAGGCTTGAGCCGGGGCCGCGCGGGGTGTACTGTGGGGCGGTGGGAGTGGTGCGGCCCGGCGGCCCGGCAGCTGCTGGCGGCTTGTATCCGGTGGCGGCCACCTTCAACGTGCCCATCCGTACGGTGGTGCTTCGCACAGGTGAGACAGATTCGGGTACGGCGGTGCGCGTCACTTGCGGCATCGGCAGTGGCATCACTGTGGACTCCAACTGCCAGGGAGAATGGAATGAGTGGCGCCACAAGCGCGCCTTTGTCGAGCGCGCCAGCGAGTCGTTTGACCTCCTTGAAACCCTGGCGTTGATAGAAGGCAAGTTCGATCATGCCGATCTTCACCTCGCGCGCATGGGTGAAGCCGCAGCGCATTTCGGCCTTCCATGGAACTTGCACGCTGTTCGACAAGAGCTGCAGATTGCCGCGCTCCAGTGCCACGTCGGTGCATGGCGCGTGCGCCTTTTGCTGTCGGTCGATGGAAGTGCGCGCGCCGAAACCTTTGCCATGCACCCCACGCCTACACCGGTGCACCTGCAGCTTGCAGGCGAGCCGCTGCGAGAGGCCGCCGGAGAATTTTGCCGCTACAAAACCACACGGCGAGCGCACTACGACGCTTTTGCTCCGTCGCAACCGGGCGTGTTCGACACGGTCCTCTACAACGAAGCCGGTGAAATCACCGAATGCACGCGCGGCAATGTCGCGATGCGACTGGAGGGTCGCTGGGTGACTCCGCCGCTCGCATGCGGCTTGCTGCCCGGGGTGGGGCGTGCACTGGCGCTTCGCTCTGGCAGGTTGGAAGAAGCCGTGGTCTGTCTCGAAGATGTCCCACGTGTCCAGGCGTGGGCTTTTGTCAATAGCTTGCGCGGGTGGCTGGATGCGAAGCTGGTGATACCCGTCGTCTGA